GGCGGCGCGGGCGTGGCTCAATTCTTCGCCCGAAACCGCATCGGTGCCCGCCAAACTTTCACGGCGGCGCAAATCTGCCTGTGCTTTGGCCAAATCGGCTTTACGCATCAACACCTGCGCTTTGGCCTGCGACGAAACGGCGGTTTGCTGTTTGTTTTGGCGTATGGCTTGGATCAGCTCGTTTTGGGCGCGGTCGTAGGCAAGCTGGAAATCGCTGTCGTCGAGCGACACCAGCACGTCGCCCCTTTTCACGATGTCGGTGTCGTCCACCAAAACTTTGCGCACAGTGCCGGCCACCTGCGGCGTAATCTGCACCAAATGGCCGGCCACATAAGCATCGTCGGTTTCTTCTTCGTGCTGCCAAACCAAAAAATAAACCATGGCGGTTGCCAGCGCCACCACAATAAAAAACAGCGTAACCAACGTCAGATTACGCTTACGGCGCGACAATTTACGCTTGTTGGGCGCGCCGCCGGTGTTTTGCGGAGTGTTCATCTATACCCGTATCCGGTTCCGCCCCGATGCCGCCGAATATTCCGCACCCGGCCGAAGGCCGTCTGAAACATACGCATCGGAGCTTGTATCATATTGAAGTTATTGATTTTTCAGGAAACCAACCGCTAAAAAACATCCTGAAAAAACGTTGGTATTTTATCGCCTCTGCCGTTATTCAGGCAAGTTATAGTATGCGGGCGCACCGCATCTTTCACGCGCGCACAAACGGTGCACCCAAAACATCCAGCAACACTGAAACATGCGAACGTTCGGGATTTTTCACCGCCGTTAAGAGCACCACGCCGCCTTCTTGCGCCCACGCTTTCAGACGGCCTGCCGCCTGCTGCTGTTCGCTGCCCTGCAATTCTTCCTGATAACGGGCGGCAAATGCGTCGAACCGTTGTTCGGGATTTTCGTGATACCAGCGGCGCAGTTCTGCGCTGGGCGCCAAAGTTTTCAACCACTGCACCCCGGCCATTTTTTCTTTGGGTACGCCGCGCGGGTAAAGGCGGTCAACCAACACCGCCGTTTCCGTGCCCGCCGCATCGGTTTGGTAATCGTAAATACGTTGTACGGTTATGTTCATTTTCAGACGGCCTCTCACCGGGCAAACCCGTTTAATCCATCCGCCGCATATGCCGGTGCCGACAATAAAGCCGACACGTCCACATAAGCAGCGGCTTCTGCCGCACACGCCTGCGGCAGAAACGGCATCACACCGAGCAGCGGCGCGGGAATACGCGCCTGCAAAGCAGCCAGGTAGTCTGCAAAACGGTGGGGTTGTGCGCTCAAACAGTTTGCCACCCACCCCGCCAGCGGCAAACCTGCCTGCCGCACGGCCTGCGCAGTTAGCAGGGCGTGATTGATGCAACCGAGCTTCAAACCCACCACCAATATCACGGCCAGCCGCTCTGCCGCCACCCAATCGGCAAAATCGGTTTGCCCGCACAACGGAGTCAGCCAGCCGCCCGCGCCTTCCACCAACACGAAATCACCATGTTTTTTGATTTCGGCCAACCCGCGACCCAATGCCGCCGTTTCAATAAGCGTGCCGCTATCGGCGGCGGCCAGATGCGGTGCGGTGGCTTCGGCAAAGGTGTAAATATTGTGCAGGGTATAAGGCAGGCACACGGCGGATGCAGCCTGCAAAGCGGCTACATCGGTGTTGATGCCGGAACCATCCTCCCCCGAAGCCACGGGCTTGAAACCGATGCTGCGCCGCCCCGCCCGTGCTGCGGCTTGCAGCATCGCGGCGGTACAAAATGTTTTGCCTGCTTCAGTGTCGGTGCCGGTAACGAAATAAACTTGCTGCTGCATGGTTTCAGACGGCCTTTGCTTGATTGCGGAAGGTGATTATAGTCAAACTGCTTACTTAGCAACAGTTCCGTCAGGCTCGGGCCAAACCCGATTATGGTGCGCATGCTTTTTCTTAAGTTGAAACCTTTGCAAAAAAACCAATTCAACCCTGAATGTGATGGCAAGCCCGTTTCAAGGCAGCAATCCGGCAACCCGATTTCGTTTTGATCCCGATTTCGTTTTGATTAAGAATAAAAACGGCCCGAACCAATGTTCGGGCCGTCTGAAAAATACTCTGCGGTTTAAGGCAGCTCGCCGCTCTTGCGTTTGGCTTTGAAATCTTTGGTTTCTTTCACAATCACGCCGGAAAGCAGAACCAAAGCAATCAAGTTCGGAATAGCCATCAAACCGTTGAAGGTGTCGGCAGCCAGCCATACCAAATCCAAGCTGACCACGGTGCCGAGCATTACAGAGGCCACATAAACCACGCGGTAAATATTGGCAAAACCGTCGCCGAACACATAAGCCGCGCATTTTTCACCGTAGTAGCACCAACCCAAAATGGTTGAATAAGCAAAGAACATCAGGCCGATGGTTACCACCCAACCGCCGGGGCCGGGCAACAGGCGGTCGAAAGTGGCGGTAGTGAGTGCCGCGCCGGTGATTTCAGGCTTCACAAACTCACCGCCCGCACCGAGCAAACCCATCACCAACACGATGCCGGTAATCGAACACACGATGATGGTATCGAGGAAAGTACCGGTCATCGACACCAGTGCCTGACGCACGGGGTGGTCGGTTTTGGCAGCCGCCGCCGCAATCGGTGCAGAACCCATACCGGCTTCGTTGGAAAATACGCCGCGCGCCACGCCGTAGCGGATAACGCTGCCGATTGCACCGCCCGCAACCGCTTGGCCGGTAAAGGCATCGGTGAGAATCAGTTTCAAGGCGGGCACCACCAAATCAAGGTTGGCCAAAATAATCACCAAACCGCCCGCCACATAAAACACGGCCATCAGCGGCACAATCAGCGAAGAGGCTTTGGCGATGCTGCGGATACCGCCCAACACCACGATGGCCGTTAACACGGTTAGTGCCACGCCGGTGTAAACGGTGTCGATATTGAAGCTGGCATGAACGGCCTGCGCCACAGAGTTAGACTGCACCGAGCTGCCGATGCCAAACGAGGCTATCGTGCCGAATAAGGCAAACGCATAGGCCAGCCATTTCCAGTTGCTGCCCAAGCCGCGTTCGATGTAATACATCGGGCCGCCCGACATTTCGCCTTTTTTGTTGACCACGCGGTATTTCACCGCCAACACGCCCTCGCCGTATTTGGTGGCCATACCGAAAATGGCGGTAATCCACATCCAAAACACCGCACCGGGGCCGCCCGCCACCACGGCGGTGGCCACGCCGGCGATATTGCCCGTGCCGATAGTGGCCGACAGCGCGGTCATCAATGCGCCGAAATGCGAAATATCGCCGTCGTGGTCGCTGCCGTCACCTTTTTTATGATGCGGCATAAAAGCCTGTTTGAGCGCATAGCCCAACATACTGAATTGCAAACCCTTGAGCAGCACGGTGAGCAGCACACCGGTGCCGACGAGGAACACCAGCATCACCGGCCCCCAAACCCAGCCGCCTACGGTATCGAAAAAATTATGCAAGGCTTCCATGTTAACTCCTGATTGTTGACATTTTGTTCTGATGTTCGGCATTTCAGCACAAGGCGTAAAGAATTGCAAGCAGGGGTTAAACCGCTTCAACGCCCCATTTACACCGAGGCCGTCTGAAAAATATTCAGACGGCCTCAAATGCAAACAAACGGTATCAGGCAGGCAAACGGTTAATGCACCACCACGTCCGCCCTTAAATCAAACTTGGGAATCGGCACCGAAAACCGTTCGCCGTAACTGTCTTCAAACTCATAACTGCCTTCCATGCAGCCCCACGGCGTGTTGAGATGCGCGCCGCTGCTGTAATAATAATCTTCGCCGGGATACAGCACGGGCTGCTCACCCACCACGCCCACGCCCGACACTTTTTCCACTTCGCCGTGCGCATCGGTAATCCGCCAATGGCGGTTGCGCAAGGTAATCACTTCATCGCTGTTGTTGCGGATGGTAATGTCGTAACTGAACACATATTTATCTTTGGCGATATTGCTTTGTTCCGCCGAAAAACTCGGCTCTACGATAATTTCGATTTCGTTCATAATGCAACTTTCCGTATGGTTACGTTCAGACGGCCTGAGACCTTTGCGAAACCGG
The sequence above is a segment of the Neisseria dentiae genome. Coding sequences within it:
- a CDS encoding DUF488 domain-containing protein, which produces MNITVQRIYDYQTDAAGTETAVLVDRLYPRGVPKEKMAGVQWLKTLAPSAELRRWYHENPEQRFDAFAARYQEELQGSEQQQAAGRLKAWAQEGGVVLLTAVKNPERSHVSVLLDVLGAPFVRA
- the bioD gene encoding dethiobiotin synthase; this translates as MQQQVYFVTGTDTEAGKTFCTAAMLQAAARAGRRSIGFKPVASGEDGSGINTDVAALQAASAVCLPYTLHNIYTFAEATAPHLAAADSGTLIETAALGRGLAEIKKHGDFVLVEGAGGWLTPLCGQTDFADWVAAERLAVILVVGLKLGCINHALLTAQAVRQAGLPLAGWVANCLSAQPHRFADYLAALQARIPAPLLGVMPFLPQACAAEAAAYVDVSALLSAPAYAADGLNGFAR
- a CDS encoding alanine/glycine:cation symporter family protein; this translates as MEALHNFFDTVGGWVWGPVMLVFLVGTGVLLTVLLKGLQFSMLGYALKQAFMPHHKKGDGSDHDGDISHFGALMTALSATIGTGNIAGVATAVVAGGPGAVFWMWITAIFGMATKYGEGVLAVKYRVVNKKGEMSGGPMYYIERGLGSNWKWLAYAFALFGTIASFGIGSSVQSNSVAQAVHASFNIDTVYTGVALTVLTAIVVLGGIRSIAKASSLIVPLMAVFYVAGGLVIILANLDLVVPALKLILTDAFTGQAVAGGAIGSVIRYGVARGVFSNEAGMGSAPIAAAAAKTDHPVRQALVSMTGTFLDTIIVCSITGIVLVMGLLGAGGEFVKPEITGAALTTATFDRLLPGPGGWVVTIGLMFFAYSTILGWCYYGEKCAAYVFGDGFANIYRVVYVASVMLGTVVSLDLVWLAADTFNGLMAIPNLIALVLLSGVIVKETKDFKAKRKSGELP
- the apaG gene encoding Co2+/Mg2+ efflux protein ApaG translates to MNEIEIIVEPSFSAEQSNIAKDKYVFSYDITIRNNSDEVITLRNRHWRITDAHGEVEKVSGVGVVGEQPVLYPGEDYYYSSGAHLNTPWGCMEGSYEFEDSYGERFSVPIPKFDLRADVVVH